TACAATGTTTTGGATTTGTAGCGATTATAGAGTAGAAATTTTTAAGATTGTCATCGCCTTCATTTACGATCACTAAATTAGGATTGCCTTTTTCATTAGCTTCGTATTTGATATAAGTGCCACGATCAGTTAAGATCACACCCTTTTTTTCTTCTGCGATTTTGATACTTGCTAGCATTCCTTGTCCGCTTTGTTGATACCAGCTTTCTTTTTCAGGCACGCCGCCAAGATCTTTCCAAAGAGCTTTTTCTTTGTTATCAGTGCCTGATTTATCGCCTCTTGAAATGAAAGTAAGTTTTTCATTTTTGATAAGCTCTAAGCTTTCTTTTAAATTCTTATCTTTAAATTTAGGAGCTAAAGATTTATCCGCGATAATGATAAAATCATTATACATTACAGGCGTTCTATCTACACCAAAACCTTTACTTACAAAGTCTTTTTCCGCTTTTGGAGAATGCACAAAAAGCACATCAGCATTGCAATCTTCGCCCATTTTTAAAGCTGCACCCGTTCCTACTGCAACCCATTTTAAGGTATTGCCACTTTCTTTTTCATAGAGTGGTTTTAAAGCATCTAAAAGCCCTGTATTATCGGTGCTTGTTGTAGTTGCCATTCTAAGTTCTGCTGCGCTTGCGCTTAGGGCTAAAGCAAGAGCTAAAGAAATAATTTTTTTCATTTTGCCTCCTAGTTAAAATTTTACTTAAAAAAATATTTTAGCATAATTATGCTAAAATTACTTATTTAAAATAAGGAAACTTTTTGGATTATATCTTAGAAGGCTTTGCCCAAGCTCTATTTTTACTTTTTAATGCTGATGAAAGTGTTATTTCTGCAATCAAAACAACACTTTTTAGCTCCAGCATTTCCATCGTTTTATCCTTGATTGTAGGGTTTCCTTTGGGTTTTGCTTTAGGTTTTTTTGAATTTAAAATGAAGCGTTTTATAAAACTTATAGTCGATACCAGCCTTTCTTTTCCTACGGTCGCGGTTGGGCTTATACTTTATGCTTTGATTTCAAGCAGGGGCCCCTTGGGGGATTTAGGCTTGCTTTTTACTGTAAAAGCATTGATTTTAGGGCAATTTGTTTTAGCGCTTCCTATCGTTATCGCACTTTTTTCTAATTTGATAGAAAATATGAATAAAAAGCATTTTTTACTTATCAAATCTTTACATTTAAGTCCTTTAAAACTTGTAATGACTATCATTTATGAATTGCGCTTCGCTCTTGTAAGCGTTGTAGCCTTAGCTTATGGTAGGATAGTTGCTGAAGTCGGAGTAGCGATGATAGTGGGTGGAAATATCAAATACGACACAAGAACCATCACCACAGCCATTTCTCTTGAAACCAACAAAGGCGAATTTGCTAGCGGTATCGCTCTTGCTTTAGTGTTGATTTTCATCGCTTTTATTTTAAATTTTATTATACATAAACTCAAAAGATATTAGATGATAGAACTTTGTAATTTTAAATTTAATTATGGACAAAAAAATATTTTAAATATTAAACACTTATGTTTAGATACTGATAAAATCAGTATTTTAATGGGTTCAAATGGAAGCGGAAAATCTACACTTTTAAGAGTGCTGAAATTTCTTGAAGGAGAATTTGATAATATCACTTATTTTGGAAATAAGCATTTAAATTCAGATGAAAAACGCCAAATTTACTTACTATTTCCCGAGCCTGTTTTTTTAAATCGCAGTATAGAAAAAAATTTTTATTTTTTGTTAAAAACTTATAAATTAGACAGCAAAGAAATTAAAAAACGCCTTGAAGAGGTTTTAAATTTGCTTGAAATTGATAGAAGTTTGTTAAAAAAATATCCTAGCGAGCTTTCATCTGGGCAAGGGCAAAAGATAGCATTTGCTTTGGCTTTAAGTGCTAGAGCTAAGTATTATTTGCTTGATGAGCCGAGTGCTTTTTTGGATAAAGATACGATGATATTGTTTAAAAAAGCTATTTTATATATGCAAAAGACATAT
The window above is part of the Campylobacter coli genome. Proteins encoded here:
- the tupA gene encoding tungstate ABC transporter substrate-binding protein TupA — translated: MKKIISLALALALSASAAELRMATTTSTDNTGLLDALKPLYEKESGNTLKWVAVGTGAALKMGEDCNADVLFVHSPKAEKDFVSKGFGVDRTPVMYNDFIIIADKSLAPKFKDKNLKESLELIKNEKLTFISRGDKSGTDNKEKALWKDLGGVPEKESWYQQSGQGMLASIKIAEEKKGVILTDRGTYIKYEANEKGNPNLVIVNEGDDNLKNFYSIIATNPKHCKNVNYTEASKFIKWVTSDKTLNFISEFKLLNKPLFIVDAKTRKD
- the tupB gene encoding tungstate ABC transporter permease TupB; amino-acid sequence: MDYILEGFAQALFLLFNADESVISAIKTTLFSSSISIVLSLIVGFPLGFALGFFEFKMKRFIKLIVDTSLSFPTVAVGLILYALISSRGPLGDLGLLFTVKALILGQFVLALPIVIALFSNLIENMNKKHFLLIKSLHLSPLKLVMTIIYELRFALVSVVALAYGRIVAEVGVAMIVGGNIKYDTRTITTAISLETNKGEFASGIALALVLIFIAFILNFIIHKLKRY
- the tupC gene encoding tungstate ABC transporter ATP-binding protein TupC → MIELCNFKFNYGQKNILNIKHLCLDTDKISILMGSNGSGKSTLLRVLKFLEGEFDNITYFGNKHLNSDEKRQIYLLFPEPVFLNRSIEKNFYFLLKTYKLDSKEIKKRLEEVLNLLEIDRSLLKKYPSELSSGQGQKIAFALALSARAKYYLLDEPSAFLDKDTMILFKKAILYMQKTYKSGFLIASHDKNFLDSLAQKKYYLHAGEILEFENTNIFELENKGVNFSNFVDFSMCKNYICKDEISNKIAIDPYKISFLYPDDFSKQTFDFILQKCIIIALRTRKEFVFIRVECGSKILEFALESKRFKQEKLSLYQELCLVFDEEAICFLN